The Candidatus Poribacteria bacterium genome includes a region encoding these proteins:
- a CDS encoding ThuA domain-containing protein, with product MSIENRFLIVPLRRNLSSFHSFTLEALMSKILVLSGENHGFNASASIIHDFLSEEADISATLTDDKGILASAELNTYDACVFGTGFTRTERQADGSTARVSDLASAEQEGLFQFVNSGKGLVGIHGTAWWISGQAMDLIGGASNWHPPGSTFTVHIEDSEHPTTQGVEDFDVEDEIYISAHDPHIHVLASAEWFGKAHPMAWVKPYGSGRVFYTTLGHGPGTFERAGMQKFLTQGVKWAAAS from the coding sequence ATGTCTATAGAAAACCGTTTCCTAATTGTGCCATTAAGACGCAATTTGTCTTCGTTTCACAGTTTTACACTGGAGGCTCTCATGTCGAAAATTCTCGTGTTATCAGGTGAAAACCACGGTTTCAATGCAAGTGCCAGCATCATTCACGATTTTCTCTCCGAAGAAGCTGATATTTCAGCGACGCTCACTGACGATAAAGGGATTTTAGCATCGGCGGAGTTGAATACCTACGATGCGTGCGTCTTTGGCACCGGCTTCACGCGTACAGAGCGTCAAGCGGATGGCTCCACCGCTCGTGTCTCCGATTTAGCATCCGCTGAACAAGAAGGCTTGTTCCAATTCGTCAATAGCGGCAAAGGACTGGTCGGTATCCACGGGACCGCGTGGTGGATCAGTGGTCAAGCGATGGATCTCATCGGTGGTGCCTCCAATTGGCATCCACCCGGTTCGACGTTTACCGTCCATATTGAGGATAGCGAACACCCGACAACCCAAGGCGTCGAAGATTTTGATGTGGAAGATGAAATCTATATCTCCGCCCACGATCCGCACATTCATGTGTTGGCATCCGCCGAGTGGTTCGGCAAGGCGCACCCAATGGCATGGGTGAAACCTTACGGTTCGGGACGCGTCTTTTACACCACTTTAGGACACGGACCGGGGACCTTCGAGCGCGCCGGAATGCAGAAATTCCTCACCCAAGGCGTGAAATGGGCAGCAGCATCGTAG
- a CDS encoding mandelate racemase/muconate lactonizing enzyme family protein, protein MSTLKIANIETEVVQVNHRGNWLFIKIHANDGTIGIGEASHGKDDASIRHIINTLESTLIGWNPFQLEVFRQRFYHDSESHTYHTALSGIDQAMCDLIGKALNVPSYQVLGGKCREKIRLYANINRATLDRSPSGFATNAERAVADGFTAIKCAPFDDVSVANVSRGTLTPAICAGIDRIRTIRAAIGADIDLMVDCHSRFNPGILIQVAKELEDLHLFWIEDAVSLDNLDAFAYMSQSIGIPIATGERLRTLTDFDRLLTQTHVDYILPDVKHVGGITGLKKIATLAAARNVMVTPHNPSGPVATAASVHCMASVPNFAILEYAWGEVDWRASLINPPEEIVDGFINVPSRTGLGITL, encoded by the coding sequence ATGTCCACACTCAAAATCGCAAACATAGAAACCGAGGTCGTTCAGGTAAATCACCGGGGCAATTGGCTCTTCATTAAAATCCATGCTAACGATGGTACAATCGGCATCGGCGAGGCTTCCCACGGTAAGGATGACGCGAGCATCCGACACATCATTAACACCCTCGAATCTACACTCATCGGATGGAATCCATTCCAACTCGAAGTATTTCGCCAGCGTTTCTATCACGACTCTGAAAGCCATACCTACCACACCGCCCTCAGCGGGATCGACCAAGCGATGTGCGATCTGATAGGTAAGGCGCTGAATGTACCGAGTTATCAAGTGCTGGGTGGTAAGTGTCGAGAAAAAATCCGGCTTTACGCCAATATCAACCGAGCAACACTCGATCGCAGTCCTTCCGGTTTTGCCACTAATGCAGAGCGCGCTGTTGCTGACGGCTTTACTGCCATAAAATGCGCACCCTTTGACGATGTTTCCGTCGCGAACGTCTCGCGCGGAACGCTAACCCCTGCTATCTGCGCAGGAATCGATCGTATTCGCACAATCCGTGCCGCGATTGGTGCAGATATCGATCTGATGGTGGATTGCCATAGCCGTTTTAATCCCGGTATCCTCATCCAAGTCGCCAAGGAACTCGAGGATTTGCACCTCTTCTGGATTGAGGACGCCGTGTCGCTGGACAATCTCGATGCCTTCGCCTATATGAGCCAATCCATTGGTATTCCGATTGCAACCGGTGAACGTTTACGAACCCTCACAGATTTTGATCGGTTGCTAACCCAAACACACGTCGATTATATTTTACCGGATGTCAAACATGTTGGCGGAATTACGGGTTTGAAAAAAATTGCGACGCTTGCGGCTGCACGAAACGTCATGGTAACACCTCACAATCCGAGCGGTCCCGTCGCAACCGCTGCGAGTGTCCACTGCATGGCGAGTGTCCCGAACTTCGCAATCCTCGAATATGCGTGGGGCGAAGTCGACTGGCGGGCTTCTCTCATTAATCCCCCAGAAGAAATCGTTGATGGATTTATTAACGTGCCTTCCCGAACGGGATTAGGGATTACTCTTTAA